The Exiguobacterium aurantiacum DSM 6208 genome includes a window with the following:
- a CDS encoding putative bifunctional diguanylate cyclase/phosphodiesterase, producing the protein MGVIGLDLDDFRRINDQFGHRTGDAVLIYIASRLNFYKEDGFVARIGADEFMFLHPNWTLDELRPVARRLTKDLADWSEMNGVTGLTTTIGLDVFALRHPHHTYEVMMGRLDVVLHEAKLSGKKRILAFQEIEDGSHYLQTLEMERDLRRALENDEFELYYQPIVSPHPFAVRGVEALIRWNHPVKGQVSPGLFIPIAEQLGLISDLGCWVLRQAVSEMKEHSMRHHLFLSVNVSKRQIADGSFLAELEDVLAETLFDPHLLHVEITESEVGGNLYELQQFIQSLKTLGVKISLDDFGVGTSSLSFLQSLQLDLIKIDQNFVKGIPENTFDRALLEGLYQTFHTLGLDIVTEGVERPEQLAFVLEHSSSLIQGYHYSKPVPLAQLEHYLKKTVTLYDW; encoded by the coding sequence ATCGGTGTCATCGGCCTCGATCTTGACGACTTCCGCCGCATCAACGACCAGTTCGGTCATCGCACGGGTGATGCCGTCTTGATTTACATCGCATCACGGCTGAATTTTTATAAAGAAGACGGGTTTGTCGCCCGCATCGGTGCCGATGAATTTATGTTCCTTCACCCGAATTGGACGCTCGACGAATTGCGTCCGGTCGCCCGCCGGCTCACGAAAGATTTGGCCGACTGGTCCGAAATGAACGGGGTGACAGGGTTGACGACGACGATCGGATTGGACGTCTTCGCGTTGCGGCATCCCCATCATACGTATGAGGTCATGATGGGACGGCTTGACGTCGTCTTGCATGAGGCGAAACTATCCGGGAAAAAACGGATTTTGGCGTTCCAAGAGATTGAAGATGGCAGCCACTACTTGCAGACGCTTGAGATGGAACGTGATTTGAGACGGGCACTCGAGAACGATGAGTTCGAGCTGTACTACCAGCCGATTGTATCGCCGCATCCGTTCGCCGTGCGCGGCGTCGAAGCCCTCATCCGCTGGAACCATCCAGTGAAAGGTCAAGTGTCGCCAGGGCTGTTCATTCCAATCGCCGAACAGCTCGGATTGATCTCGGACTTAGGATGTTGGGTGCTCCGTCAAGCGGTGTCCGAGATGAAGGAGCACAGTATGCGACACCATTTGTTCTTATCGGTTAACGTATCCAAACGGCAAATCGCAGACGGGTCATTTTTAGCCGAACTCGAAGATGTGCTCGCAGAAACGTTATTTGACCCTCATTTACTTCACGTCGAAATTACCGAGAGCGAGGTCGGCGGCAACTTATATGAATTGCAACAGTTCATTCAGTCGTTGAAAACGCTCGGTGTCAAAATCTCGCTGGATGATTTCGGGGTCGGGACGTCTTCGCTGTCGTTCCTGCAGTCGCTCCAACTCGACTTGATCAAAATCGATCAAAACTTCGTGAAAGGGATCCCGGAGAACACGTTCGATCGGGCGTTGCTCGAAGGACTGTATCAAACGTTCCATACGCTCGGTCTCGACATCGTCACCGAAGGGGTCGAACGGCCGGAGCAACTCGCTTTCGTGCTTGAACATAGCAGCTCGCTCATCCAAGGCTATCATTACAGCAAGCCGGTCCCGCTCGCCCAGCTCGAGCATTATTTAAAGAAAACGGTCACCCTGTA